In Aedes albopictus strain Foshan chromosome 3, AalbF5, whole genome shotgun sequence, the genomic window ACAACGTTTTGGACACCGTTCGGGCGGTACCGATGGATTCGTCTACCTTTCGGGATCGCTTCCGCCCCGGATATCTTCCAGATGAAGCTGCAAGAGGTGATTCAGGGATTATCGGGAGTGGAATGCGTTGCTGACGATTTGCTGATTTACGGCTCGGGAGACAcgttggaggaagctctggagaaccACAATATCTGCTTGGAGAAGTTGTTGGTTCGCTTGAAGGAATGCAACGTCAAACTGAACTTCAGCAAACTCAAGCTCTGCGAAACGTCGGTCAAGTTCTACGGACACGTGTTGACGAACAAGGGACTTCAACCGGACGAGAGTAAAGTTGTTTCTATCAAGAATTTTCCGCGTCCGACAGATCGTAAACAGCTTCAAAGGTTCATTGGGATGGTGAACTACCTCAGCCGTTTCATACCAAATCTCAGCGCAAATTTCACTGTCCTTCGGCGATTGATTTCGGAGAAAGAGAATTGGGTTTGGTCAGAAAAGGAAGAAGAGGAGTTCAATCGTGTCAAGTGTTTGGTGGCAGATACTAATACACTGCGATACTACCATGTGAACGAGCCAATAGTGATCGAGTGTGATGCTAGTTCTTACGGTCTAGGGGCAGCTGTTTTCCAAAGCCATGGAGTAATTGGATACGCTTCACGTACCCTCACGCCTACTGAGAAGAACTATGCACAAATCGAAAAGGAATTACTCGCTATCCTCTTCGCTTGCGTACGGTTCGATCAACTAATTGTGGGAAATCCTAAAATTACCGTAAAGACTGATCACAAACCGTTGGTTGCCGTGTTTCGGAAGCCACTACTTTCTGCACCGCGACGTCTGCAGCACATGTTGCTAAATCTGCAGCGCTACCGATTGACAATCGAGTTTGTCACGGGCAAAGACAACGTGGTGTCTGACGCGATATCCAGAGCACCGTTCGACGAAAATCTCTCCAATCTCTCCAGTTTCCTGAAAGTGAAGGATGAGCAGTTGAACGAGATCATTGCAGCGACAGAAGCGGACACGTCTTTGCAACAGGTTATGCAGTACATTCGTGATGGTTGGCCCGCATCAGTGGATAGAGTTCCGGATAGTGCCAGAATGTTCTTCAAGTACAGGAACGAGCTCAGCATTCAAGACGGAATCATCTACCGTAACGACAGGATTGTTGTCCCGTATACGCTACGTCGGAAGTTGACTGGCAAAGTCCATGTCAGGCACAATGGGATGGAGGTGACTCTAAAGTTGGCACGGGCGAACCTTTTCTGGCCTGGAATGAGTGCCCAGATTAAGGAAGCTGTCGCTCAGTGCAACGTGTGTGCTAAATTCCAAGCATCTCAAACTCCAGCGCCAATGCAAAGTCACCCAATTCCAGTATACCCATTCCAATTGGTATCAATGGATGTCTTCTTTGCTGAGTACCAAGGAAAAAGTTGCAAATTCCTCGTTACTGTTGAccatttttcggatttttttgaaGTTGACCAGTTGAAGGATTTAACACCGAAAGCAACGATTGCTGTATGCAAATCCAACTTTTCCCGACACGGCAAGCCGCAACAGGTCATATCAGACAACGGAACGAATTTTGTCAACCGAGAGTGGAAACAGTTCGCTCGTGAATGGGACTTTCTTCATTCAACATCGGCACCACACCATCAGCAGGCTAACGGAAAAGCTGAAGCGGCCGTGAAGATAGCGAAACGGTTGTTGAAGAAAGCAGATGAAGCAGGCAATGATTTCTGGTACTCATATGCATATGCATATTATTGCACTGGGAAATGTTCCAAATAAAATTGGTTCCAGTCCCGCAGCACGGTTGTTTTCTCGAAACACTCGCTGCGGTATACCAATGTCTACAAACCATCTAATGCCAAAACTAGTGTCGGGTGTTCCTGAAGCGATTGAAGAACGAAGGCGTAAAGCGAAGATTCAGTATGATAGAAAAGCCAGGAATCTATCGCATTTGGAGACGGGATCTTCAGTCTACGTACAACTTCAACCAGAAACATCTAAGACTTAGACACCTGCCAGAGTTAGCAACAAACTGAACGAGCGGTCGTACATAGTTGATGTGGATGGTATGCAGTATCGACGTGATTTGGTGCACTTGAAACCACGTAATGAACCCCAGGCGCCTGAAGTGAATCCAGATCAATTCATCATACCAAACGTTGATCCTGTTGCCACGGAGCAGTTGGCCGTGCCGGTTTCTGACAGATCGGTGTCTAATCGAGAAGCGACCAACAGTGTACCTGATGCCGTTCATCCGGAAGTAGCATCAGCAGCGAAGCCACCGGAGACCCCGAAAGTTACCAAACCATCCAAGGATTCAGTCGTTGATGATCAAAGTGTTAGACC contains:
- the LOC134290460 gene encoding uncharacterized protein K02A2.6-like; the encoded protein is MSVLSGYLGSNIVLVKRKEQKSESVRICLDPIPLNAALKRPHMQFTTIDEILPELGKAKVFSTADVRKGFWHVLLDEKSSRLTTFWTPFGRYRWIRLPFGIASAPDIFQMKLQEVIQGLSGVECVADDLLIYGSGDTLEEALENHNICLEKLLVRLKECNVKLNFSKLKLCETSVKFYGHVLTNKGLQPDESKVVSIKNFPRPTDRKQLQRFIGMVNYLSRFIPNLSANFTVLRRLISEKENWVWSEKEEEEFNRVKCLVADTNTLRYYHVNEPIVIECDASSYGLGAAVFQSHGVIGYASRTLTPTEKNYAQIEKELLAILFACVRFDQLIVGNPKITVKTDHKPLVAVFRKPLLSAPRRLQHMLLNLQRYRLTIEFVTGKDNVVSDAISRAPFDENLSNLSSFLKVKDEQLNEIIAATEADTSLQQVMQYIRDGWPASVDRVPDSARMFFKYRNELSIQDGIIYRNDRIVVPYTLRRKLTGKVHVRHNGMEVTLKLARANLFWPGMSAQIKEAVAQCNVCAKFQASQTPAPMQSHPIPVYPFQLVSMDVFFAEYQGKSCKFLVTVDHFSDFFEVDQLKDLTPKATIAVCKSNFSRHGKPQQVISDNGTNFVNREWKQFAREWDFLHSTSAPHHQQANGKAEAAVKIAKRLLKKADEAVSGVPEAIEERRRKAKIQVSNKLNERSYIVDVDGMQYRRDLVHLKPRNEPQAPEVNPDQFIIPNVDPVATEQLAVPVSDRSVSNREATNSVPDAVHPEVASAAKPPETPKVTKPSKDSVVDDQSVRPKRNVKLPMRFKDYCL